A region of Piscinibacter gummiphilus DNA encodes the following proteins:
- a CDS encoding FecR family protein has protein sequence MWKLALRALALAALPGVVFAASPVATVTIVDGDAALLRDTAAFGLAEGVRLQKDDIVHTGAKGRFVRLEFANGIVADLAPDTRLMLSPKAGKSTPQIYLLTGAVKLTVPSTFPAGDTVLAAPSLELSAVAKGVVLSTSGEQTALFTESGAATVVERQDFKPQQPLTLKAGQFYARTGNAKAQVTGRPTGAFIQSLPKAFLDTLPARLDMFKGRDTAPKPAAEPSYADLQPWIDAEPVLRPLFVTRWRTLAKRPDIRAGLVADMAAHPEWDRTLFPEKYRPKPPASAVR, from the coding sequence ATGTGGAAACTTGCGCTGCGCGCCCTGGCGCTCGCGGCCCTGCCCGGCGTGGTGTTCGCCGCGTCGCCCGTTGCGACCGTCACCATCGTCGACGGTGATGCGGCGCTGCTCCGCGACACGGCGGCGTTCGGCCTCGCCGAAGGCGTGCGCCTGCAGAAGGACGACATCGTGCACACCGGCGCGAAGGGCCGTTTCGTGCGCCTCGAGTTCGCCAACGGCATCGTCGCCGACCTGGCGCCGGACACCCGGCTGATGCTGTCGCCGAAGGCGGGCAAGTCCACGCCCCAGATCTACCTGCTCACCGGTGCGGTCAAGCTCACCGTGCCGTCCACCTTCCCCGCCGGTGACACCGTGCTCGCCGCCCCGTCGCTCGAACTCTCGGCCGTGGCCAAGGGCGTCGTGCTGTCCACATCGGGCGAGCAGACGGCGCTGTTCACCGAATCGGGCGCCGCCACCGTCGTCGAGCGCCAGGACTTCAAGCCGCAGCAGCCGCTGACGCTCAAGGCCGGCCAGTTCTACGCCCGCACCGGCAACGCGAAGGCGCAGGTCACGGGCCGGCCCACCGGCGCCTTCATCCAGTCGCTGCCGAAGGCCTTCCTCGACACGCTGCCCGCGCGCCTCGACATGTTCAAGGGCCGCGACACGGCCCCGAAGCCCGCGGCCGAACCGTCCTATGCCGACCTGCAGCCGTGGATCGACGCCGAGCCGGTGCTGCGCCCCCTCTTCGTGACCCGCTGGCGCACCCTCGCCAAGCGGCCCGACATCCGTGCCGGCCTCGTCGCCGACATGGCCGCCCACCCCGAGTGGGACCGCACGCTGTTCCCCGAGAAGTACCGTCCCAAGCCGCCAGCATCGGCAGTCCGCTGA
- a CDS encoding cache domain-containing protein, which produces MVSAFAAAAVTLGSSAAFAAAQGSAAEAKSMLQKAVVALKADKAKALSQFTKGENGFRDRDLYPFCGGADGTFTAHPTLTGKSMKDLKGSDGEPVGTRLYDSAKEGEISEVEYVWPKPGASAPSPKVSYVTKVGDQVCAVGYYK; this is translated from the coding sequence ATGGTTTCCGCATTTGCCGCCGCCGCCGTCACGCTGGGTTCCAGTGCCGCCTTCGCGGCGGCACAGGGCTCCGCCGCCGAGGCGAAGTCGATGCTCCAGAAGGCCGTCGTCGCCCTGAAGGCCGACAAGGCCAAGGCCCTCAGCCAGTTCACCAAGGGCGAGAACGGCTTCCGCGACCGCGACCTGTACCCGTTCTGCGGCGGCGCCGACGGCACGTTCACCGCCCACCCCACGCTCACGGGCAAGAGCATGAAGGACCTGAAGGGCAGCGACGGCGAACCCGTCGGCACGCGCCTGTACGACTCGGCCAAGGAAGGCGAGATCAGCGAGGTGGAATACGTGTGGCCGAAGCCGGGCGCTTCGGCGCCGTCGCCGAAGGTGAGCTACGTCACCAAGGTGGGTGACCAGGTGTGTGCGGTCGGGTACTACAAGTGA
- a CDS encoding DUF4089 domain-containing protein — translation MPDLPPPETLDYVRASARFLNLPLDEERIARVAVHLERTRHMVADLQALPLDVDVEPAEIYKPAPFPPGSDS, via the coding sequence ATGCCCGACCTGCCCCCGCCCGAGACCCTGGACTATGTCCGGGCCTCGGCGCGATTCCTGAACCTGCCGCTCGACGAGGAGCGCATCGCCCGCGTGGCCGTGCACCTCGAGCGCACGCGCCACATGGTGGCCGACCTTCAGGCCCTGCCGCTGGACGTCGACGTGGAACCGGCCGAGATCTACAAGCCGGCACCGTTCCCTCCCGGATCGGACTCATGA
- a CDS encoding serine/threonine-protein kinase has protein sequence MKHPEKLGKYPITGVLGEGAMGVVYKGYDPIIQRPVAIKTIHKQLIGDDPSGTSATARFRNEAQAVGRLLHPGIVAIYEYGEDDNTAFIAMELVQGRTLSQILDANPVLPEPDVLRIMDQLLAALDVAHHHGVWHRDIKPANILITSTGQLKITDFGIARIESVALTQVTSTIGTPGYMAPEQYRGDQVDHRVDLFAAGVLLYRMLAGEQPFRGSVESVMYQILHKDPTPPSQMLGTMRPVFYDTIVAKALAKDKLARFESAAQFRSALEKRVQAIPEAEAQTTVIVVHGQASSAYAGSPSSGEMATMPVPALHSATVPPGWNADELARVEQTLAGFVGPVAKVLVRMAAKTAGDLNALTSALTTHLPDERDRQTFLTKIATSGVQRTHASTGGATVRTGPTPTPKPATVGGTQGQPVAPDDVAHGLKVLTSHIGPIAAIVVKKASAKAPTQEQFFQMLAEHASEGAERDQLLKALRRKTA, from the coding sequence ATGAAACACCCCGAAAAACTCGGCAAGTACCCGATCACCGGCGTGCTCGGCGAAGGGGCCATGGGCGTCGTCTACAAGGGCTACGACCCGATCATCCAGCGGCCGGTGGCCATCAAGACGATCCACAAGCAGCTGATCGGCGACGACCCGTCGGGCACCTCGGCCACGGCACGCTTCCGCAACGAAGCCCAGGCCGTGGGCCGCCTGCTGCACCCCGGCATCGTCGCCATCTACGAATACGGCGAGGACGACAACACCGCCTTCATCGCGATGGAGCTGGTGCAGGGCCGCACGCTGTCGCAGATCCTCGATGCGAACCCGGTGCTGCCCGAGCCCGACGTGCTGCGCATCATGGACCAGCTGCTGGCCGCGCTGGACGTCGCCCACCACCATGGCGTGTGGCACCGCGACATCAAGCCCGCCAACATCCTGATCACCTCCACCGGCCAGCTGAAGATCACCGACTTCGGCATCGCGCGCATCGAGTCGGTGGCGCTGACCCAGGTCACCTCCACCATCGGCACGCCGGGCTACATGGCGCCCGAGCAGTACCGCGGCGACCAGGTGGACCACCGCGTCGACCTCTTCGCCGCCGGCGTGCTGCTGTACCGCATGCTCGCCGGCGAGCAGCCCTTCCGCGGGTCGGTCGAATCGGTGATGTACCAGATCCTCCACAAGGACCCCACGCCGCCCAGCCAGATGCTCGGCACGATGCGGCCGGTGTTCTACGACACCATCGTCGCCAAGGCCCTCGCGAAGGACAAGCTCGCCCGCTTCGAGAGCGCCGCGCAGTTCCGCTCCGCGCTCGAGAAGCGCGTGCAGGCCATTCCCGAGGCCGAGGCGCAGACCACGGTCATCGTCGTGCACGGCCAGGCCTCGTCGGCCTACGCCGGCAGCCCGTCGTCCGGCGAGATGGCCACGATGCCCGTGCCGGCGCTGCATTCCGCCACCGTGCCGCCCGGCTGGAACGCCGACGAGCTGGCCCGCGTCGAGCAGACCCTCGCCGGTTTCGTCGGCCCGGTCGCCAAGGTGCTGGTGCGCATGGCCGCCAAGACCGCGGGCGACCTGAACGCGCTGACCAGCGCCCTCACCACCCACCTGCCCGACGAACGCGACCGGCAGACCTTCCTGACGAAGATCGCCACGTCGGGTGTGCAGCGCACGCACGCCTCCACCGGCGGAGCCACCGTGCGCACGGGCCCCACGCCCACCCCGAAGCCCGCCACCGTGGGCGGCACGCAGGGCCAGCCCGTGGCCCCGGACGACGTGGCCCACGGCTTGAAGGTGCTCACGAGCCACATCGGCCCCATCGCGGCCATCGTGGTCAAGAAGGCCTCGGCCAAGGCGCCCACGCAGGAACAGTTCTTCCAGATGCTCGCCGAACACGCGAGCGAGGGCGCAGAGCGGGACCAGCTGCTCAAGGCCCTGCGGCGCAAGACCGCCTAG
- a CDS encoding GntR family transcriptional regulator, producing MKPPVQAKRPPEPNPRDLTRSEVAYRRIKTAIFDFVLLPGEGFTESDMAERLGMSRTPVREALFRLELESYVKVAFRSGWSVAPFDFRKLEDLYDLRVVLECSAIDRLCAADPMPDLSELKAVWLVPERDRLTDTTEVATLDEAFHAALVRAAGNAEMARVHADVTDGIRIVRRLDFTQPPRIAATYDEHAKVLKAVLARRADPAKLLLRTHIEASKAEVRKITIHKLHSARPAEGTL from the coding sequence ATGAAACCGCCGGTCCAGGCCAAGCGTCCGCCCGAACCCAATCCTCGCGACCTCACCCGGTCCGAGGTGGCGTACCGCCGCATCAAGACCGCCATCTTCGACTTCGTGCTGCTGCCCGGCGAGGGTTTCACCGAAAGCGACATGGCCGAACGGCTGGGCATGTCGCGCACGCCGGTGCGCGAGGCGCTGTTCCGCCTCGAACTCGAGTCGTACGTGAAGGTGGCGTTCCGCAGCGGCTGGAGCGTGGCCCCGTTCGACTTCCGCAAGCTGGAAGACCTGTACGACCTGCGCGTGGTGCTCGAATGCAGCGCCATCGACCGGCTCTGCGCCGCCGACCCGATGCCCGACCTGTCCGAGCTGAAGGCCGTGTGGCTGGTGCCCGAACGCGACCGCCTGACCGACACCACCGAGGTCGCCACCCTCGACGAGGCCTTCCACGCCGCACTGGTGCGCGCGGCCGGCAACGCCGAGATGGCCCGGGTGCATGCCGACGTGACCGACGGCATCCGCATCGTGCGCCGGCTCGACTTCACGCAGCCCCCCCGCATCGCCGCCACCTATGACGAACACGCGAAGGTGCTGAAGGCCGTGCTCGCCCGCCGCGCCGACCCCGCGAAACTGCTGCTGCGCACCCACATCGAGGCCAGCAAGGCCGAGGTGCGCAAGATCACCATCCACAAGCTGCACAGCGCCCGTCCGGCCGAGGGCACCCTCTGA
- a CDS encoding MgtC/SapB family protein, with amino-acid sequence MASGWNAVTDTLVAEFSDIPDLEGLTRLVVRLLLAALLGALLGYERGQKGKSAGVRTHMLVASGSALFVLVPFQSGVQPADMTRVIQGLVAGIGFLGAGTIWKGDSTSHVKGLTTAAGIWFTAAIGVAAGLGREVTAILATLLALFILFLLPLIFPNLERPSENGSTHEP; translated from the coding sequence ATGGCCTCAGGCTGGAATGCCGTCACCGACACGCTGGTGGCCGAGTTCTCCGACATCCCCGACCTCGAAGGGCTCACGCGCCTCGTGGTGCGGCTGCTGCTGGCCGCGTTGCTGGGGGCGCTGCTGGGCTACGAGCGCGGGCAGAAGGGCAAGTCGGCGGGCGTGCGCACGCACATGCTCGTGGCGAGTGGCTCGGCGCTGTTCGTGCTGGTGCCGTTCCAGTCCGGCGTGCAGCCGGCCGACATGACCCGGGTGATCCAGGGCCTCGTGGCCGGCATCGGTTTCCTCGGTGCAGGCACGATCTGGAAGGGCGACAGCACGTCGCACGTGAAGGGACTCACCACGGCGGCCGGCATCTGGTTCACCGCGGCGATCGGCGTGGCGGCCGGGCTCGGGCGCGAGGTGACCGCCATCCTGGCGACGCTGCTCGCGCTGTTCATCCTGTTCCTGCTGCCGCTGATCTTCCCGAACCTCGAGCGCCCGTCGGAGAACGGGTCGACGCACGAACCCTAG
- a CDS encoding ABC transporter substrate-binding protein, giving the protein MTDTISTRRRQLLAATAAGVGALAAPALVRAQGNPKIRIGFWPVASGLPFFAAIEKGYFKEAGLDVEPLKFASAQQVMEAMLAGRAEGSANGTASAALAIGELAQPGLLKIFCTNPTNAKYVLDEFLVAKDSPIKSIAELKGKRVASGPGIQNVTLAKTMLERAGAGAMSVTELPIGQHVAALAAGQVDAVYSLEPSGTVGRLNGTTRTLEVGVVAKYILGDPMAPWHGGAASLTTEFIKKNPDVAKKYIAAYTRGVELVRTKPDEARPFLKGYTAIDGPLTAEVPMSSYMLHNEFKASDIAYFQKFYDLFSDKGIFEKRLLVEPLLYKG; this is encoded by the coding sequence ATGACCGACACGATCTCCACCCGCCGCCGCCAACTGCTCGCCGCCACCGCGGCCGGTGTCGGCGCCCTCGCCGCCCCCGCCCTCGTGCGCGCCCAGGGCAATCCGAAGATCCGCATCGGCTTCTGGCCGGTGGCCTCGGGGCTGCCGTTCTTCGCCGCCATCGAAAAGGGCTACTTCAAGGAGGCGGGTCTCGACGTCGAGCCGCTCAAGTTCGCGAGCGCACAGCAGGTGATGGAGGCCATGCTGGCGGGCCGCGCCGAGGGCAGCGCCAACGGCACCGCGTCCGCCGCGCTCGCCATCGGCGAACTCGCCCAGCCGGGCCTGCTGAAGATCTTCTGCACGAACCCGACGAACGCGAAGTACGTGCTCGACGAGTTCCTCGTCGCGAAGGACAGCCCCATCAAGTCCATCGCCGAGCTGAAGGGCAAGCGGGTGGCGTCGGGTCCCGGGATCCAGAACGTCACGCTCGCGAAGACGATGCTGGAACGCGCCGGCGCCGGCGCGATGAGCGTGACCGAACTCCCCATCGGCCAGCACGTCGCCGCGCTCGCGGCCGGCCAGGTCGACGCGGTGTACTCCCTCGAACCGAGCGGCACGGTGGGGCGCCTGAACGGCACCACCCGCACGCTCGAGGTGGGTGTGGTCGCGAAGTACATCCTCGGCGACCCGATGGCGCCGTGGCACGGCGGCGCGGCCAGCCTCACGACCGAGTTCATCAAGAAGAACCCGGACGTCGCGAAGAAGTACATCGCCGCCTACACGCGCGGCGTGGAGCTCGTGCGCACGAAGCCGGACGAGGCCCGCCCGTTCCTCAAGGGCTACACCGCCATCGACGGCCCGCTCACCGCCGAGGTGCCGATGTCCTCGTACATGCTCCACAACGAGTTCAAGGCGAGCGACATCGCGTACTTCCAGAAGTTCTACGACCTGTTCTCGGACAAGGGCATCTTCGAGAAGCGCCTGCTGGTCGAACCCCTCCTCTACAAGGGCTGA
- a CDS encoding ABC transporter ATP-binding protein, whose translation MEVLNAPVVADVPQRPFVPGPAGTHITIRGLTKYFAGWPLYENFDLDIPKGKIVSVFGPNGCGKSTLINMISGLIPIDAGEILFDGKSLKDTKIGYVFQNYREAMFPWMRTIDNIAYPLKLEGRSKAEVDRRMAELVASFDVKFDLNRYPYELSGGQQQTASIMRALAPGPEVLFLDEPFSALDFEMTLFIREKLQEVFMQTGTTMVLVSHDLEEAVYLADQVLLLTKRPTKVAEILHYEDARPRTVSTLSEPAFIAAKKKSLEIFQREVRR comes from the coding sequence ATGGAAGTGCTCAACGCCCCCGTCGTGGCCGACGTGCCGCAACGCCCCTTCGTGCCCGGCCCCGCCGGCACGCACATCACCATCCGCGGCCTGACGAAGTACTTCGCCGGCTGGCCGCTCTACGAGAACTTCGACCTCGACATCCCGAAGGGCAAGATCGTCTCGGTGTTCGGGCCGAACGGCTGCGGCAAGTCGACGCTGATCAACATGATCTCCGGCCTGATCCCGATCGACGCGGGCGAGATCCTGTTCGACGGCAAGTCGCTGAAGGACACGAAGATCGGCTACGTGTTCCAGAACTACCGCGAGGCGATGTTCCCGTGGATGCGCACCATCGACAACATCGCCTACCCGCTCAAGCTGGAGGGCCGCTCCAAGGCCGAGGTGGACCGGCGCATGGCCGAGCTGGTGGCGTCCTTCGACGTCAAGTTCGACCTGAACCGCTACCCGTACGAGCTGTCGGGCGGCCAGCAGCAGACCGCGTCGATCATGCGGGCGCTGGCCCCCGGGCCCGAGGTGCTGTTCCTCGACGAACCGTTCTCGGCGCTCGACTTCGAGATGACTCTGTTCATCCGCGAGAAGCTGCAGGAGGTGTTCATGCAGACCGGCACCACGATGGTGCTGGTTTCGCACGATCTGGAGGAGGCCGTGTACCTCGCCGACCAGGTGCTCCTGCTGACCAAGCGCCCCACGAAGGTGGCAGAGATCTTGCACTACGAGGATGCGCGCCCCAGAACGGTGTCCACGCTGTCCGAACCCGCGTTCATCGCGGCGAAGAAGAAGAGCCTGGAGATCTTCCAGCGGGAAGTTCGCCGATGA
- a CDS encoding Tll0287-like domain-containing protein — protein MKLLLKFNLVFLLVFVLGLAASGTIARKLLQDGAHEEVLDRARLLMENAMAVSSYTANQVAPLLETQMKYTFLPQSVPAYSSTEVLNALRKAHPEYAYKAAMLNPTNPRDRAQDWEEDVIMQFKQDPERTEFIGQRDTPSGRSLYIARPIKLTNPNCLRCHSTVDAAPAPLVEKYGPANGFGWVLNEPLGAQVVSVPMSVPLQRADRAFVVVMGLLAAVFLAIGVALNLMLWQLVIRPVSHLSKLADRVSLGELDAPEFKARSRDEIGVLSESFARMRKSLVHAMKMLDT, from the coding sequence ATGAAACTGCTCCTCAAATTCAACCTGGTGTTCCTGCTCGTGTTCGTGCTCGGCCTGGCCGCGTCCGGCACCATCGCGCGCAAGCTGCTGCAGGACGGCGCCCACGAGGAAGTGCTCGACCGCGCCCGGCTGCTGATGGAAAACGCGATGGCCGTCAGCTCGTACACGGCCAACCAGGTGGCCCCGCTGCTCGAGACGCAGATGAAGTACACGTTCCTGCCGCAGTCGGTGCCGGCCTACTCGTCCACCGAGGTGCTCAACGCGCTGCGCAAGGCCCACCCCGAGTACGCGTACAAGGCGGCCATGCTGAACCCCACGAACCCGCGCGACCGCGCCCAGGACTGGGAAGAGGACGTGATCATGCAGTTCAAGCAGGACCCGGAGCGCACCGAGTTCATCGGCCAGCGCGACACGCCGTCCGGCCGCTCGCTCTACATCGCCCGCCCCATCAAGCTGACGAACCCGAACTGCCTGCGCTGCCACAGCACGGTGGACGCCGCCCCGGCCCCACTGGTCGAGAAGTACGGCCCGGCCAACGGCTTCGGCTGGGTGCTCAACGAGCCGCTCGGCGCGCAGGTGGTGTCCGTGCCGATGTCCGTGCCGCTGCAGCGCGCCGACCGCGCCTTCGTCGTGGTGATGGGCCTGCTGGCCGCGGTGTTCCTCGCCATCGGCGTGGCGCTCAACCTGATGCTGTGGCAGCTCGTGATCCGGCCGGTGAGCCACCTGTCGAAGCTCGCCGACCGCGTGAGCCTGGGCGAACTCGACGCCCCCGAGTTCAAGGCACGCTCGCGTGATGAAATTGGCGTGTTGTCCGAATCGTTCGCCCGCATGCGCAAGAGCCTCGTCCATGCGATGAAAATGCTGGACACCTGA
- a CDS encoding ABC transporter permease, with product MAESTPLPWTPPASTASVAPKRIAWSKFLPVIGPLVLFVIWDLVVRAGFIKAILLPAPLATLEALVTGMAGGPLLTDFLVTVSRTLQAFAFAAIVGVPLGVVLGSNERAYRSVEFLIDFFRSTPSSALIPLFLLIFGVTDINKIAIAAFGALLIVVFNSAYGVMNARKQRVMAAKVMGASNWQIFKDVLIWESLQATFVGLRSAVSMALVIVIVAEMFIGSDNGLGHRIIDAQQVLNVKSMYAAILSAGALGYALNVLFLVIERRIVHWSGR from the coding sequence ATGGCCGAGAGCACTCCCCTCCCCTGGACGCCGCCCGCGTCCACCGCCTCGGTGGCGCCGAAGCGCATCGCCTGGTCGAAGTTCCTCCCGGTCATCGGGCCGCTCGTGCTGTTCGTGATCTGGGACCTCGTCGTGCGGGCCGGCTTCATCAAGGCCATCCTGCTGCCGGCCCCGCTGGCCACGCTCGAGGCGCTGGTCACCGGCATGGCCGGCGGCCCGCTGCTGACCGACTTCCTCGTCACGGTCAGCCGCACGCTGCAGGCCTTCGCGTTCGCGGCGATCGTCGGCGTGCCGCTCGGGGTGGTGCTCGGCAGCAACGAACGCGCGTACCGCAGCGTGGAGTTCCTGATCGACTTCTTCCGCTCCACGCCGTCGTCGGCGCTGATCCCGCTGTTCCTGCTGATCTTCGGCGTGACCGACATCAACAAGATCGCCATCGCGGCCTTCGGCGCGCTGCTGATCGTCGTCTTCAACAGCGCCTACGGCGTGATGAACGCGCGCAAGCAGCGGGTGATGGCGGCCAAGGTGATGGGCGCGTCGAACTGGCAGATCTTCAAGGACGTGCTGATCTGGGAAAGCCTGCAGGCCACCTTCGTGGGCCTGCGCTCGGCGGTGTCGATGGCCCTCGTGATCGTCATCGTGGCCGAGATGTTCATCGGCTCCGACAACGGCCTCGGCCACCGCATCATCGACGCGCAGCAGGTGCTCAACGTGAAGAGCATGTACGCGGCCATCCTGTCGGCCGGCGCACTCGGCTACGCCCTCAACGTGCTGTTCCTCGTGATCGAACGGCGCATCGTCCACTGGAGCGGAAGGTAA
- the hpxZ gene encoding oxalurate catabolism protein HpxZ — protein MQPINDPQVLAEVNAAFDRYETALVTNDVAVLDELFWNSPHTLRYGVGENLYGYEAIQAFRAGRPSAGLERTLLRRQITTYGTDFAMANVEFERAGSTRIGRQSQAWVRTPEGWRVVSAHVSLMG, from the coding sequence ATGCAACCCATCAACGATCCCCAGGTGCTGGCCGAGGTCAACGCCGCCTTCGACCGCTACGAGACCGCCCTCGTCACCAACGACGTCGCCGTGCTCGACGAACTCTTCTGGAACAGCCCCCACACGCTGCGCTACGGCGTGGGCGAGAACCTCTACGGCTACGAGGCCATCCAGGCCTTCCGCGCCGGGCGGCCGTCGGCCGGCCTCGAGCGCACGCTGCTGCGCCGGCAGATCACCACCTACGGCACCGACTTCGCGATGGCCAACGTCGAGTTCGAACGCGCGGGCTCCACGCGCATCGGCCGGCAGTCGCAAGCGTGGGTACGCACGCCGGAGGGCTGGCGCGTGGTCTCCGCGCATGTAAGCTTGATGGGATGA
- a CDS encoding AtzE family amidohydrolase: MTLGRTIDMQTGLDIVRGIHSGAMLAEEALEHCIARIEVTDARVNAFTDGTFERALREAKAIDTRRARGEPMPPLAGMPYAVKNLFDVEGVTTRAGSRVRNGEPPASADAVLVQRLKAAGAVLVGALNMDEFAYGFTTENSHYGACHNPRDLRRIAGGSSGGCGAAVAAGQVPMSLGSDTNGSIRVPSSLCGVWGLKPTFGRLSRRGSFPFVASLDHLGPFTRTVEDLSATYDALQGPDPEDPACHARHVQSTFGHLDAGVQDLRIGVLGGYFEDNAGPLAMRAVQDAARVLGATPGVTWPDAALARVAAFVVSASEGGALHLPQLRDRAAEFEPLSVDRFIAGALQPAEWYVRAQRFRRRYRDEVLDLFRDWDVLLAPATPVPATPIGAEQFELNGRWLPARPSMGLLTQPISFAGCPVVAAPLWPEGVRGLPMGVQVIAAPWREDLALRAARVLEASGLAHSPIATF; encoded by the coding sequence ATGACCCTCGGACGGACCATCGACATGCAGACCGGACTCGACATCGTGCGCGGCATCCATTCGGGTGCGATGCTGGCCGAGGAAGCCCTGGAACACTGCATCGCCCGCATCGAGGTGACGGACGCCCGCGTCAACGCCTTCACCGACGGCACCTTCGAGCGCGCGCTGCGCGAGGCGAAGGCCATCGACACCCGGCGCGCGCGCGGCGAACCCATGCCGCCGCTGGCCGGCATGCCCTACGCCGTGAAGAACCTGTTCGACGTGGAGGGTGTCACCACCCGCGCCGGCAGCCGGGTGCGCAACGGCGAACCGCCGGCCTCCGCCGACGCGGTGCTGGTGCAGCGGCTGAAGGCGGCCGGTGCCGTGCTGGTGGGCGCGCTCAACATGGACGAGTTCGCCTACGGCTTCACCACCGAGAACAGCCACTACGGCGCGTGCCACAACCCGCGCGACCTGCGCCGCATCGCGGGCGGCTCGTCGGGCGGCTGCGGCGCGGCCGTGGCCGCGGGCCAGGTGCCCATGTCCCTCGGATCGGACACCAACGGCTCCATCCGCGTGCCCTCGTCGCTGTGCGGCGTGTGGGGCCTGAAGCCCACGTTCGGGCGCCTCTCGCGACGCGGCAGCTTCCCGTTCGTCGCGAGCCTCGACCACCTGGGCCCGTTCACCCGCACGGTGGAGGACCTCTCGGCCACGTACGACGCGCTGCAGGGCCCCGATCCGGAAGACCCGGCCTGCCATGCGCGCCACGTGCAGAGCACCTTCGGCCACCTCGACGCCGGCGTGCAGGACCTGCGCATCGGCGTGCTGGGCGGCTACTTCGAGGACAACGCGGGCCCGCTCGCGATGCGCGCCGTGCAGGACGCCGCGCGCGTGCTGGGTGCCACGCCAGGCGTGACCTGGCCGGACGCCGCGCTCGCCCGCGTCGCCGCCTTCGTGGTGAGCGCGAGCGAAGGCGGCGCACTGCACCTGCCCCAGCTGCGCGACCGCGCCGCCGAATTCGAGCCGCTGTCGGTCGACCGCTTCATCGCGGGCGCGCTGCAGCCCGCCGAGTGGTACGTGCGGGCGCAGCGCTTCCGCCGCCGCTACCGCGACGAGGTGCTGGACCTCTTCCGCGACTGGGACGTGCTGCTGGCCCCCGCCACGCCGGTGCCGGCCACGCCCATCGGTGCCGAGCAGTTCGAACTGAACGGCCGCTGGCTGCCCGCGCGGCCGTCGATGGGCCTGCTGACCCAACCCATCTCCTTCGCCGGCTGCCCCGTCGTCGCGGCGCCCCTGTGGCCCGAGGGTGTGCGCGGCCTGCCGATGGGCGTGCAGGTGATCGCCGCCCCGTGGCGCGAGGACCTCGCCCTGCGCGCGGCCCGCGTGCTCGAGGCCAGCGGCCTCGCCCATTCGCCCATCGCCACCTTCTGA